The following proteins are encoded in a genomic region of [Eubacterium] hominis:
- the trpC gene encoding indole-3-glycerol phosphate synthase TrpC → MILDTIIEKKKETLEQSFQNQSLLYHPIAHQMKNKEDLFVIGEIKKASPSKGVIVKDFNVEKFTKEYTMAGVDALSILTEENFFQGSLENIKLAKAFSHIPVLRKDFIMDAREIIQSKQVGADMILLITAMLSDEQLRTFYQMANMLYLECIVEVHNEEELTRALKIHPEIIGINNRDLYTFEVSLETTKRLAQKIPDDICIVSESGIFTHDDMEFVKAAGVDAVLIGESFMRCDNFMEHLQHLRYGSY, encoded by the coding sequence ATGATTTTAGATACCATTATTGAAAAGAAAAAAGAAACGCTGGAGCAGTCTTTTCAAAATCAAAGTCTTTTGTATCATCCCATTGCGCACCAAATGAAAAACAAAGAAGATTTATTCGTGATTGGAGAGATAAAAAAAGCAAGTCCCAGCAAAGGCGTCATTGTAAAAGATTTTAATGTAGAAAAGTTCACGAAAGAATATACGATGGCAGGTGTGGATGCCCTCTCTATCCTTACTGAAGAAAATTTCTTCCAGGGTTCTTTAGAAAACATCAAGCTTGCGAAAGCTTTCAGCCATATTCCTGTGTTACGAAAAGATTTCATTATGGATGCCAGAGAGATCATTCAAAGTAAACAAGTCGGTGCCGATATGATTCTACTCATTACAGCGATGTTGAGTGATGAACAGCTTCGTACATTTTATCAGATGGCGAATATGTTATATCTTGAATGTATTGTGGAAGTTCATAATGAAGAAGAATTGACGCGTGCCTTAAAGATTCATCCTGAAATCATCGGCATCAATAATCGTGACTTGTACACATTTGAAGTATCCTTAGAAACCACAAAGCGCTTAGCACAAAAGATTCCAGATGATATATGTATCGTTTCAGAAAGTGGTATTTTTACCCACGATGATATGGAATTTGTGAAAGCTGCCGGCGTAGATGCGGTACTCATCGGAGAAAGTTTTATGCGATGTGATAACTTTATGGAGCATCTGCAGCATCTACGTTATGGTTCATATTAA
- a CDS encoding phosphoribosylanthranilate isomerase — MVHIKICGMCSIQDIQCVNEVKVDYAGFVFASGKHQISINEAKNLIPHLNHSKSVGVFVNEQVDEIAHIANTIHLDVIQLHGEESQKDIQYLKENTPCEVWKAIRLHTLKDYQLFHELHPDCFLVDSFDRSSYGGTGKRIKKELLASLDLSDKILAGGINTQNVHEILSYHPYMIDVSSGVETNGSKDIQKIRKLISEVKK; from the coding sequence ATGGTTCATATTAAAATCTGTGGCATGTGCAGCATACAGGATATTCAATGCGTTAATGAAGTAAAAGTAGACTATGCCGGCTTTGTATTTGCATCTGGGAAACATCAAATATCCATTAACGAAGCAAAAAATCTTATTCCACATTTAAACCACAGTAAAAGTGTAGGTGTCTTTGTGAATGAACAGGTAGATGAAATTGCACATATTGCAAATACAATCCATCTGGATGTGATACAGCTACATGGAGAAGAAAGTCAAAAAGATATACAATATCTGAAAGAAAACACCCCATGTGAAGTATGGAAGGCGATTCGCCTTCACACTTTGAAAGATTATCAATTATTTCATGAACTTCATCCCGATTGTTTCCTTGTGGACAGCTTTGATAGATCAAGCTATGGTGGAACCGGGAAAAGAATTAAAAAAGAATTACTGGCATCCTTAGATTTAAGCGATAAAATACTGGCAGGTGGTATCAATACACAAAATGTACATGAAATACTATCGTATCATCCTTATATGATTGATGTATCCAGTGGTGTAGAAACAAATGGCAGTAAAGATATACAAAAAATAAGAAAATTAATAAGCGAGGTAAAAAAATGA
- the trpB gene encoding tryptophan synthase subunit beta: MIKGMYGSYGGQYAPETLMVALNELEEAYAAVKDDPSFQEELAFYLKEYANRPSLFYYAKKMSEDLGGAKIYLKREDLNHTGAHKINNVLGQTLIAKRMGKTKIIAETGAGQHGVASATAAALFGMECEVFMGEEDIKRQALNVFKMELLGAKVTSVSSGTGTLKDATNEAMRTWAQRCEDTFYVLGSTVGPHPYPMIVRDFQKIISEETKAQCLKKEGRLPDYVIACVGGGSNAMGSFYDFIEDEQVQLIGCEAAGKGVDTALHAATITKGSTGVLHGMKSIFLQDKFGQIMDVYSISAGLDYPGVGPEHAHLNEIKRAKYVPVTDEEAVNAFLYLTKTEGIIPAIESSHALAYAMKLAPTLSKDKIIAVTLSGRGDKDVKSIAEYMEVQINE; this comes from the coding sequence ATGATAAAAGGTATGTATGGAAGTTATGGCGGTCAATATGCCCCAGAAACTTTGATGGTTGCGTTAAATGAACTAGAAGAAGCCTATGCGGCAGTAAAGGATGATCCATCCTTTCAAGAAGAATTAGCATTTTATTTAAAAGAATATGCCAATCGTCCTTCTTTATTCTATTATGCGAAAAAGATGAGTGAAGATTTAGGTGGCGCGAAGATTTATTTAAAACGAGAAGACTTAAATCATACAGGTGCCCATAAAATCAATAATGTTTTAGGACAAACATTAATTGCGAAACGTATGGGAAAAACCAAAATTATCGCAGAAACAGGAGCTGGTCAGCATGGTGTTGCCAGTGCGACTGCCGCTGCATTATTCGGTATGGAATGTGAAGTATTCATGGGGGAAGAAGATATCAAAAGACAGGCATTGAATGTCTTTAAAATGGAACTTTTAGGTGCGAAGGTAACCAGCGTATCTAGTGGTACTGGAACATTAAAGGATGCGACCAATGAAGCCATGCGTACATGGGCACAACGTTGTGAAGATACATTCTATGTATTAGGTTCTACCGTAGGACCACATCCCTACCCGATGATTGTACGCGATTTTCAAAAGATCATCAGTGAAGAAACCAAAGCACAATGCTTAAAAAAAGAAGGTAGATTACCTGATTATGTCATTGCCTGTGTAGGCGGTGGCAGTAATGCCATGGGCAGTTTCTATGATTTTATTGAAGATGAGCAGGTACAATTAATTGGCTGTGAAGCAGCTGGAAAAGGTGTAGATACAGCATTACATGCTGCCACGATCACAAAAGGCAGTACAGGTGTTTTACATGGTATGAAATCCATATTCCTTCAAGATAAATTTGGACAGATTATGGATGTATACTCTATATCTGCTGGTCTAGATTATCCAGGTGTTGGACCTGAACATGCGCATTTAAATGAAATCAAACGTGCAAAATATGTGCCTGTCACAGATGAGGAAGCAGTTAATGCATTCTTGTATTTGACAAAGACAGAAGGCATCATACCAGCTATTGAAAGCTCCCATGCCTTAGCATACGCAATGAAGCTGGCGCCAACGCTTTCAAAAGATAAAATCATCGCTGTCACGCTATCTGGTCGTGGAGATAAAGATGTAAAAAGTATTGCGGAATATATGGAGGTACAAATCAATGAATAG
- a CDS encoding tryptophan synthase subunit alpha: MNRIDQKMQDLKAKHQSAFIGFLTAGDPDIPTCLACLKQMEDNGCDIIEIGLPFSDPIAEGPLIQAANLRALTHGITTDDVMEMVKTFRLQSDIPLLFLLYYNQIFTYGIEKFLKACHDAGIDGLIIPDLPLEHREEIVPYADAYDIDIISLVTPVSKQRKQEIVSNSKGFLYCVTSTGVTGERSSFKTDLKAFIDELNQYTDTPKALGFGISTPEQIKEMKNYADGIIVGSAIVRRIEAITTQNKTPEDVGEFVKTLSDACHA; this comes from the coding sequence ATGAATAGAATCGATCAAAAAATGCAAGACCTGAAAGCGAAACATCAAAGTGCTTTTATTGGCTTTTTAACTGCTGGTGATCCCGATATCCCCACATGTCTTGCCTGTTTAAAACAAATGGAGGATAACGGCTGTGATATCATAGAAATCGGGCTTCCCTTCAGTGATCCCATCGCAGAAGGACCATTGATTCAGGCAGCAAACCTGCGTGCATTGACTCATGGCATTACCACAGATGATGTCATGGAAATGGTAAAAACATTTCGATTACAAAGTGACATTCCTTTATTATTCTTATTGTATTACAACCAGATTTTCACTTATGGCATAGAGAAATTTCTAAAAGCCTGTCATGACGCAGGTATTGATGGACTTATTATTCCTGACTTGCCATTGGAACATCGGGAAGAAATCGTACCATACGCAGATGCATACGATATCGATATCATTTCCCTCGTTACTCCTGTATCCAAACAAAGAAAACAAGAAATCGTATCTAACAGCAAAGGCTTCTTATACTGTGTAACTTCTACTGGTGTAACAGGTGAACGTAGTTCTTTTAAAACAGATTTAAAAGCCTTTATTGATGAATTAAATCAATATACAGATACACCAAAAGCACTGGGCTTTGGTATATCTACACCTGAACAAATTAAAGAAATGAAAAATTATGCGGATGGTATTATCGTTGGTAGTGCAATTGTTAGAAGAATTGAAGCAATCACAACCCAAAATAAAACCCCGGAGGATGTCGGTGAATTTGTGAAAACATTAAGTGATGCCTGCCATGCTTAA
- a CDS encoding sigma-70 family RNA polymerase sigma factor: MGNSQSIRGNVQSYLRSIGGYPRLTHEEEIEYFKKIEEGDENAKEYFIDCNLKLVVNIAKQFNRYNVPFMDLIQEGNLGLIRAVEKFDYRKGFKFSTYATQWIRQYITRYILDKEKIIHIPVHIAESEFKIRKAIDRLMKELQREPTIEEIAKDCNMTPEEVRDLMGLTQTTVSIDAQIDEDGDTSLGDMLSDEATLTPQQNADAMYMKETVQKSLSVLKERERDVIIRRYGLNGETPMTLEDIGKIYGITRERVRQIENKAMRKLGSRNVKEELKDLYYHDIKD, encoded by the coding sequence ATGGGAAATTCACAATCTATCCGTGGCAATGTACAAAGCTATCTGCGTTCTATTGGTGGATATCCTAGATTGACACATGAAGAAGAAATTGAATATTTCAAGAAAATTGAAGAAGGCGATGAAAATGCGAAGGAGTATTTTATTGATTGTAATTTAAAGCTTGTCGTAAATATCGCAAAGCAGTTTAACCGTTATAATGTACCATTTATGGATTTGATTCAAGAAGGAAATCTTGGATTAATTCGTGCTGTAGAAAAGTTTGATTATCGTAAAGGGTTTAAGTTTTCCACATATGCAACCCAATGGATTCGCCAGTATATCACACGTTATATTTTAGATAAAGAAAAGATTATTCATATACCTGTGCATATCGCAGAAAGTGAATTTAAGATCCGTAAGGCGATTGATCGTTTGATGAAAGAGCTGCAAAGAGAGCCAACCATCGAGGAAATTGCAAAAGATTGTAATATGACACCTGAAGAAGTTCGCGATTTAATGGGATTAACACAAACAACAGTATCCATTGATGCTCAAATAGATGAGGATGGGGATACTAGTCTTGGAGATATGTTATCCGATGAAGCTACCTTAACACCGCAACAAAATGCAGATGCTATGTATATGAAAGAAACTGTACAAAAATCGTTATCTGTTTTGAAAGAGCGGGAAAGAGATGTTATCATACGACGATATGGTCTAAATGGAGAAACACCAATGACCTTAGAGGATATTGGTAAAATTTATGGCATTACCAGAGAACGTGTTCGTCAGATTGAAAATAAAGCTATGCGTAAACTTGGTTCACGCAATGTAAAAGAAGAATTAAAAGACTTGTATTATCATGATATCAAAGACTAA
- a CDS encoding CBS domain-containing protein — protein sequence MYVKNRMTKNPICIGVNNKISEVVDIMNEKKLHRIPVVNGKKLVGLVTEGMISKNGATKATSLSIYELNYLLSKTTVDAIMIRDVITIHEDSFLEDAALLMYKHDIGCLPVVNDDKEVVGILTSNDVLSAFLDILGYRERGSRVCIEVKDELGTIGSLSEIFVRNNCNITHLGVYSQHNGFADMIIRIDTFQTDELEKDLEASGYKVLSITKNPN from the coding sequence ATGTATGTAAAAAACAGAATGACGAAAAATCCTATTTGTATTGGTGTAAACAATAAGATCAGTGAAGTCGTCGATATCATGAATGAGAAAAAATTACACCGTATTCCTGTTGTCAATGGCAAAAAATTAGTAGGTCTAGTGACAGAAGGAATGATTTCAAAGAATGGCGCAACAAAAGCGACCAGTCTGAGTATCTATGAATTAAATTATCTGTTAAGTAAAACAACCGTTGATGCAATCATGATTCGTGATGTCATTACCATCCACGAAGATTCTTTCTTGGAAGATGCAGCATTGTTGATGTATAAACATGATATCGGATGTTTACCAGTTGTAAATGATGATAAAGAAGTTGTTGGTATCTTAACAAGCAACGATGTATTAAGCGCATTCCTTGATATCTTAGGATATCGCGAAAGAGGAAGCCGCGTTTGTATCGAAGTAAAAGATGAACTTGGCACAATCGGAAGCTTGTCAGAAATCTTTGTTCGCAATAACTGCAATATTACCCACTTAGGGGTATATTCACAACATAACGGCTTTGCGGATATGATCATTCGTATTGATACATTCCAAACAGATGAATTGGAAAAAGATTTAGAAGCAAGTGGCTATAAAGTATTAAGTATTACTAAGAATCCTAATTAA
- a CDS encoding ABC transporter ATP-binding protein, translated as MLKVEGLNIKYGAIHAVKGIDLEVNEGEIVTLIGANGAGKTSILKALSGLVKPSAGTITYDGKVLNKCSAQDIMKLGISHVPEGRRIFAGMTVLENLELGAYQRKDKDGIKRDLEAVYDRFPILKDRSKQNAATLSGGEQQMLAMGRALMANPKILLLDEPSMGLAPILVKEIFNIIKDINAKGTTVLLVEQNARMALSIAHRAYVMETGNIVMSGTGKELSESEEIQKAYLGG; from the coding sequence ATGTTAAAGGTAGAAGGACTGAATATAAAATATGGTGCTATTCATGCGGTAAAAGGCATTGACTTGGAAGTAAATGAAGGCGAAATCGTAACCCTGATTGGTGCGAACGGGGCTGGGAAAACAAGTATATTAAAAGCCTTAAGTGGACTTGTAAAACCAAGTGCCGGTACGATTACCTATGATGGGAAAGTGTTGAATAAATGTTCAGCACAGGATATAATGAAACTAGGTATCAGTCATGTTCCTGAAGGAAGAAGAATCTTTGCTGGAATGACTGTATTAGAAAATTTGGAGCTTGGAGCTTATCAGAGAAAAGATAAAGATGGTATCAAACGTGATTTAGAAGCAGTTTATGACCGTTTTCCAATATTGAAGGATCGTAGTAAACAAAATGCAGCAACTTTATCCGGTGGTGAACAACAGATGTTAGCCATGGGAAGAGCATTGATGGCAAATCCAAAAATTCTGTTGCTGGATGAACCAAGTATGGGCTTAGCACCAATTCTTGTAAAAGAAATCTTTAATATCATCAAAGATATCAATGCGAAGGGCACAACTGTATTGCTGGTGGAACAGAATGCACGTATGGCTTTATCCATCGCTCATCGTGCTTATGTTATGGAAACCGGAAATATTGTAATGAGTGGTACAGGAAAAGAACTATCTGAAAGTGAAGAAATCCAGAAAGCGTACTTAGGAGGATAA
- a CDS encoding ABC transporter ATP-binding protein, producing MPLLSVKKLTKNFDGLCANSNVNMEINEGELVGLIGPNGAGKTTLFNMLTGVYVPSEGTIEFEKDGKAVKLNGVKPYKITAMGLARTFQNIRLFKEMTVLDNVLIAMNKDVKYGTITALLRLPAFYKEEEKMRKKAMELLKIFHLEDKKDELASNLPYGEQRRLEIARAMATNPKLLFLDEPAAGMNPQETAELTNLIRFIRDEFHISILLIEHDMSLVMNLCERIYVLDYGKIIASGVPEEIKTNKRVIEAYLGEEI from the coding sequence ATGCCTTTACTTTCTGTAAAAAAATTAACAAAGAACTTTGATGGTCTTTGTGCAAATTCCAATGTAAATATGGAAATCAATGAAGGAGAACTAGTTGGTCTGATTGGACCAAATGGTGCTGGTAAAACAACATTGTTTAACATGTTAACTGGGGTATATGTTCCAAGTGAGGGAACAATTGAATTTGAAAAAGATGGAAAAGCAGTAAAACTAAATGGTGTAAAACCATATAAGATTACAGCTATGGGTCTTGCGAGAACATTCCAGAATATTCGTCTGTTTAAAGAAATGACAGTTTTAGATAATGTTTTAATTGCCATGAACAAAGATGTAAAATATGGAACCATTACAGCATTGTTACGTTTACCTGCCTTTTATAAAGAAGAAGAAAAGATGCGTAAGAAAGCAATGGAGTTATTAAAAATCTTCCATTTGGAGGATAAAAAGGATGAACTTGCTAGCAACCTGCCTTATGGGGAACAAAGAAGATTAGAGATTGCCCGTGCCATGGCAACAAATCCTAAACTATTATTCTTAGATGAACCTGCTGCCGGTATGAATCCGCAAGAAACCGCTGAATTAACAAATCTGATTCGTTTTATCAGAGATGAATTCCATATCAGTATTCTATTGATTGAACATGATATGTCACTGGTTATGAATCTGTGTGAAAGAATCTATGTATTAGATTATGGCAAGATTATCGCATCAGGTGTACCAGAAGAAATCAAAACAAATAAACGAGTAATCGAAGCTTATTTGGGTGAGGAGATATAG
- a CDS encoding branched-chain amino acid ABC transporter permease, producing MKNQFTKRNLIWTIIACVIFGIFQAMIMGNLIPNTYQVTIITIGINIILALGLNLIIGFTGQFSLGHAGFMSIGAYCAAITLLKIPNMGGLFLGMLIGAIITSIVALIVAIPTLRLRGDYLAIATLGFSEVIRIAIQNMEITGGAAGLSSIPKLTTFPLVFIFIVISILVVHNFVRSSHGRACISVREDEIASESMGINTTKYKTLAFVIGAVLASIAGALYASYFYVLKPSTFGFMKSIDILVIVVFGGMGSLSGSILAAIVLGLINLFLQSYAEIRMIIYALAIILIMVYRPQGLFGNKEITDFLPAKWKKKKEVD from the coding sequence ATGAAAAATCAATTTACAAAACGCAATTTGATATGGACCATCATTGCATGTGTGATCTTTGGTATCTTTCAGGCAATGATTATGGGAAATTTGATTCCAAATACTTATCAGGTAACAATTATTACGATTGGTATAAATATTATATTAGCATTAGGACTTAACCTGATTATCGGTTTTACCGGACAGTTCTCTTTAGGACATGCAGGTTTTATGTCAATTGGCGCATATTGTGCAGCTATTACATTATTGAAAATCCCTAATATGGGAGGGCTATTTTTAGGAATGTTGATTGGTGCGATCATTACATCTATTGTTGCTTTAATCGTTGCTATTCCAACTCTTCGTTTGCGTGGAGATTATCTTGCCATCGCAACATTAGGCTTTTCAGAAGTCATTCGTATTGCAATTCAAAATATGGAAATCACGGGTGGTGCTGCTGGCTTAAGCAGTATTCCTAAACTGACAACATTTCCATTAGTATTTATTTTTATCGTCATTAGCATTCTGGTTGTACACAACTTTGTTCGTTCTTCACATGGACGTGCCTGTATTTCTGTACGTGAAGATGAAATTGCCAGTGAATCTATGGGTATCAATACAACAAAATATAAAACATTGGCATTTGTTATTGGTGCTGTACTGGCATCCATAGCTGGTGCATTATACGCTTCATATTTCTATGTATTAAAACCATCTACGTTTGGATTTATGAAATCCATCGATATTTTGGTTATCGTTGTATTTGGTGGAATGGGTTCTCTATCTGGAAGTATCCTTGCGGCAATCGTATTAGGATTAATCAACCTGTTCTTACAGAGTTATGCGGAAATTCGTATGATCATTTATGCATTAGCGATTATCTTAATCATGGTATATCGACCACAGGGATTATTCGGCAATAAAGAAATCACAGATTTTCTTCCTGCGAAGTGGAAAAAGAAAAAGGAGGTAGATTAA
- a CDS encoding branched-chain amino acid ABC transporter permease: MTIFLQQLINGLSVGSIFALIALGYTMVYGIIKLINFAHGDIYMLGAYVGFFASTSWGLGFFPTLIIAMLICMFTGVLIEKIAYKPLRHASRITSLITAIGVSLFMEYAMMYVMGPNIRTYPADFFPKEVYTVAGLQISNHQIMIFITSIVLMIALQLIVKKTKIGKAMRAVSTDPDAAELMGINVNHTISFTFAIGSALAGAAGVMIGMYYNSIDPLMGMIPGLKAFIAAVFGGIGIIPGAMLGGEAIGILETLASGYGFSMVKDAVVYLILIIILIIKPSGLLGKNVKEKV, from the coding sequence ATGACAATATTTTTACAACAGCTGATCAATGGTCTGTCGGTAGGTAGTATTTTCGCATTGATCGCTCTAGGTTATACCATGGTCTATGGAATTATCAAATTAATTAACTTTGCACATGGTGATATTTATATGTTAGGTGCATATGTTGGTTTCTTTGCTTCTACATCATGGGGGTTAGGATTTTTCCCAACTTTGATTATCGCAATGTTGATCTGTATGTTTACAGGTGTACTAATTGAAAAGATTGCATATAAGCCATTACGTCACGCATCAAGAATTACATCTTTGATAACTGCAATTGGCGTTTCCTTATTTATGGAATATGCAATGATGTATGTAATGGGACCAAACATTCGTACATATCCAGCTGATTTCTTCCCTAAAGAAGTGTATACCGTTGCTGGACTTCAAATCAGTAATCATCAGATTATGATTTTCATTACTTCTATTGTATTAATGATTGCTTTACAGTTGATCGTTAAGAAAACCAAAATTGGTAAAGCAATGCGTGCCGTGTCTACAGATCCTGATGCAGCAGAATTAATGGGAATCAATGTAAATCACACAATTTCATTTACTTTCGCCATTGGTAGTGCATTAGCCGGTGCTGCTGGTGTTATGATTGGTATGTATTATAACTCTATTGACCCTTTAATGGGGATGATACCAGGTCTAAAAGCATTTATCGCCGCAGTATTTGGTGGTATCGGAATTATTCCTGGCGCAATGCTAGGTGGAGAGGCTATTGGTATTCTTGAAACATTAGCTAGTGGATATGGCTTCTCTATGGTAAAAGATGCTGTCGTATATCTGATCCTGATCATTATTCTGATCATCAAACCAAGTGGTTTACTTGGTAAAAATGTGAAAGAGAAAGTTTAG
- a CDS encoding ABC transporter substrate-binding protein, whose product MGNFKKYVAMAACAAMAFTMTGCGSKDEGSNEDSVKWGVNYEQTGTAATYGTSHVDGIKLAVKEINAAGGVKVGDKQKKIDLDVLDNKTSDTDMPTVYNQLVQDGSKVILGPAISSLTKQAFEMASENKIPTLSASATADDATLKTDGSVQPYGFKICYSDSFQGKALAKAAFDKGWKNVLVYSDNSSDYAKGLTKVFSDEFKKLGGNIVGNESYTQGDKEFSSVLTKIKGKDYDAMLIPGYYEEASQIVKQAREAGIEKPILGPDGFDSPKLKEVVGADKLNNVFFTTHFSTTEKNEKVDAFLKAYKDEYDKAPDTFAALGYDLAYFVKDAIEKAGSDDPEAITNAIAAYKDFTGVTGTFSMDDDHTPIKSIKFVELKDGEQASAVDVDVTK is encoded by the coding sequence ATGGGAAATTTTAAGAAATATGTTGCAATGGCAGCATGTGCGGCAATGGCATTTACAATGACTGGTTGCGGCAGTAAAGATGAAGGCTCTAATGAAGATTCAGTTAAATGGGGCGTAAACTATGAACAAACAGGAACAGCAGCTACTTATGGAACAAGTCACGTTGATGGCATTAAATTAGCTGTTAAAGAAATCAATGCTGCTGGCGGTGTAAAAGTCGGCGACAAACAAAAGAAAATTGATTTAGATGTATTGGATAATAAAACAAGTGATACAGACATGCCAACCGTTTATAATCAGTTGGTACAGGATGGATCTAAGGTTATTTTAGGACCTGCAATTTCATCATTGACAAAACAGGCATTTGAAATGGCTTCAGAAAACAAAATTCCAACACTTTCAGCTTCAGCTACAGCAGATGATGCGACTTTGAAAACTGATGGAAGTGTACAGCCATATGGCTTTAAAATTTGTTACTCTGATTCATTCCAGGGGAAAGCATTAGCAAAAGCTGCTTTTGATAAAGGATGGAAAAATGTATTAGTATATTCTGATAACTCAAGTGATTATGCAAAAGGTTTAACAAAAGTATTCTCTGATGAATTCAAAAAATTAGGTGGAAACATTGTTGGAAATGAAAGCTATACACAGGGTGATAAAGAATTCAGTTCTGTATTAACAAAAATCAAAGGCAAAGATTATGATGCAATGTTGATTCCAGGTTATTATGAAGAAGCAAGTCAGATCGTAAAACAGGCTCGTGAAGCTGGTATTGAAAAACCAATCTTAGGACCTGATGGATTTGATTCACCTAAATTAAAAGAAGTTGTTGGTGCAGATAAATTAAATAACGTATTCTTCACTACTCACTTCTCTACTACAGAAAAGAACGAAAAAGTTGATGCATTCTTGAAAGCTTATAAAGATGAATATGATAAAGCTCCTGATACATTTGCTGCATTAGGATATGACTTAGCTTACTTTGTTAAAGATGCAATCGAAAAAGCTGGTAGTGATGATCCAGAAGCAATTACAAATGCAATTGCTGCATATAAAGACTTCACAGGTGTTACAGGAACATTCTCAATGGATGATGATCACACACCTATTAAATCAATTAAATTCGTTGAATTAAAAGATGGCGAACAGGCTTCTGCTGTTGATGTTGATGTAACAAAATAA